In the Desulfuromonas sp. DDH964 genome, GCGAGTTTCTCTCGGAGAGTGACCGGCATTACCTTGCCGAACTCGGCCGGATCACCCTGCCGAATCATGATGCCAGCGCCGCCGCCCCGCTTCTCAATGAGGACGAAATCCGCAACCTGGCGGTGCCACGGGGGACCCTGACCGACGAGGAGCGACAGATCATCAACAACCATGTCAATGTCACCTACCGCATGCTGGAAGCGCTCCCCTTCCCGGAACATCTGCAGAATGTGCCGCTGATCGCAGCCGGCCACCATGAGCGGATGGATGGCAAGGGCTACCCGCAGGGGATTCCCGCCGGGCAGCTCCCGCTGCAGACACGAATCCTGGCGATTGCCGACGTATTCGAGGCCCTGACCGCCAGCGACCGCACCTACCGCAAAGCCAATACCCTCTCGCAGGCGTTGACGATCATGGCGCGGATGTGCGCCGAAGGCCACCTCGACCCGCAACTCTTCGACCTTTTTGTCCGCAGTGAGGCCTACCGGGACTACGCCCGAGCCAATTTCCAGGCGGAGCAGCACGATGCCGTCGATTCTGCCGCCCTGCGCCAGATCTATTCGCCGGCACCTGTGGAGGGAGCGTGAGCCTCGTTGTCTTCGCCCACGGTAAGGAAAGCGGCCCCTGGGGGACCAAGAGCCTCGCCCTGGCGGCCGTGGCCCGGCGTCTCGGCTGGCGCTTTCTCAGCCCCGACCTGAGCGGCACCCGGGACGCGGAAGAACGGATCGAACGGTTTCTCGACGCCCTGCCGGCAGACCCCGGCACCCTGGTCCTGATTGGTTCGAGCATGGGAGGCTACGTCGCGACCTGTGCCTCGGCGCGCCTGCGTCCCGCCGGGTTGCTGCTGCTCGCCCCGGCCTTTTATCTCCCCGGCTACCGCAACCAGGATCCCTTGCCCTGCGCCGGGCATACAGTGGTGGTGCATGGCCGGGACGATGACCTCGTCCCGCCGGCCCATGCCTGGCGCTTTGCCGAGCGCCACGGCGCCGAATTCCATCTCCTTCCCGACCAGCATCCCCTCGCCGGTTCGGTCCCGTTCCTGGAAGAGTTACTGGCCCGGCTGCTGCGGGACCTCACCCCCGGCATCCCCTTTGCCGCCCACCTTTGACAAGCGCTTCCCCCCCAGGGAAAATCGTTTCATGTCGCATCCAAAAACGGAAATGTTCGAAATCGTCGATGAGCAGGACCGGGTCATCGGTATCGCCCCGCGCTCCGCGTGCCACGGCAACCCGGCGCTGGTGCATCGGGTCGCCCATGTGCTGGTATTCCGCCCGGGAGGAGAGCTGCTGCTGCAGAAAAGGTCACGGCACAAGGATATCCAGCCCGGGAAGTGGGACACCAGCGTCGGGGGGCATCTTGACCCGGGGGAGGACTACCTGGCCGCGGCGGTCCGGGAAATGCGCGAGGAACTTGGCCTCCGCGATCTCCCCCTGACTTTCCTCTACAGGTCACGCATCCGGAACGAGATCGAGTCGGAGAATGTCGCCACCTACCTCGCTCTCCATGCGGGCGCGATCCGGTTTGCAGCGGAGGAGATCGAGGAGGTACGGTTCTGGCGGGGAGCGGAAATCGATGCGGCGCTCGGCAGCGGCCTTTTCACCCCCAACTTCGAAATGGAGTGGCGGCTGTTTCTGGACTGGTACCGACGGCGGCTGGGGAGAACGCCAACCGGCATCACCGGCGGCGCGGACTTCGCTGAACTGCTGCGCGAGGTGATCGAGAGCGAAGGAGAACGCTGACGGATCAGTCGAGCAGGGGGAGGGTGAACACGAACCGGCTCCCACCTGCCGGGCCGAGCGGAGATTCGACCCAGATCCGACCGCCGTGGAGGTGGATGATTTCCTGGCAGATCGCCAGCCCCAGACCGGTCCCCTTGCGAAACGGGCCCCGGCTTGGCAACTGCTGGAATTTGCCGAACAGCAGTTTCTGCAATTCGACCGGGATCCCTTCGCCGGTATCGGTCACGCTGACCTGGAGCAAATCACTCTCCGCGCCGCCCGGCAGGCTGGTGGAGACAACGACGCGGCCATCGGCGGGGGTGAACTTGGCTGCATTGCTGAGCAGGTTGGCAAAAACCCGGACCAGCTGTTTGCCATCGGCGAGGAGGTAGGGGAGCTCTTCGGGAATCTCGAGTTCGACCTGGATCGACTTTTCCGCGAAGAGTGGACTGAGGTCGGCGAGAGTTTTTTCCAGCAGTGGCATCAGCTGCAGGGGCGAAGAGTGCAGTTTGAGCTTTCCCGCTTCGAGTTTGGAGAGGTCGAGGATGTCCTCGATCAGGGCAAGCAGCCGGTCACAACCGCTTTCGACATTGCCGAGTGCGTTTTTCTGCTCGGTATTGATGTCGCCGTATATCCCCTCGGCAAGGATATTGGTGAAGCCGCGAATGCTGGTCAGGGGAGCCCGCAGGTCATGGACCAGCATGGAGACGAAATCGGCCTTGACCTGTTCGATCTCGCGGGTCTTGCGCAGGTAGCCGATGACGATCTGGAGACGGTCGGCGACTATGGTCAGGGAATGGCGGCTGCCATCGGTAAGCTTGACGGCGCCGTCATGAAACAGGGCGAGCCGGGTCCCCTGGTCGCTGATCGGCAGGGTGTGGAGCAATTGCAGCCCGTCCCCAAGGGGTGAAGTTTCCGGATCGTCCGGCGGTACCAGGATTTCCCGCACCTGGGCGGAAGCTTCCTTCCGTTCCGAGGCGGCCCAGGTCTGTTCGCGGATGGCGGCCAGCGCTGCCTCGCCGAGTGGGGCAACCGAGTGGATGGCGAGTAAATATTTGTCGTCACCGTCGGCGAAAAGCAGACTTGCGGCACTGTGGCGGCAGATCACCGAGAGGAAGCGCAACACCTCACTGACCAGTTGGTCGCCGTCGTGGGCGAGACCCGTCAGCTTGAGGATCTCGTTGGAAATGGTCGACTCGTAGAGGAGGCGGTCGAGGATTGTCGTTACCCGGGACTGGATATCTTCACTGCTCAGATCCCGGGATTTGCTCGGCAGCCGGCGCAGCCCCTGCGGCGCCCGGTGCAGGGCCAACTCGGTAACGGTGTCGAGGATCGGATCGAGGTCGGTGGTTTTTTCGAGGTAACGGTCGGCGCCGGCCTTTTCCCCCCAGAAACGGTCGTGGCGTTCGCGCAGGTTGGTCAAAAGAATGATCGGGATCGCCGCCGTCAGGGGGTCGTTCTTCAACAGCCGGCAGAGATGGTATCCATTCAGCTCCGGCATCAGGACATCGGAAAGGATCAGCCCGGGGGGAGAGTGGTAGACCCGGGTCATCGCCTCGATGCCGTTGCTGGCCGTCTCGACCTGGAACCCGCGATTCTGAAGCGCGTCCCGGAGGATTGCAAGTTGCGTTTCGCTGTCGTCGACAACCAGGATTGGCGCGAATCTATTCAATGGATCCTCCATTGTCATTGCAGACCCGGTTCACCCGAAAAAGTGGACGCGGGCGAAAACCAACCAAAAAAGCAAGTCATTGTAAAGACTTCAATAGCGATTAGTCAAGCAACTCGGCGGCCTGGCGGGCGCGGATAATAATTTGGCAATGACCGTGCGCAGGCAGTAGGCGTGCCCGCTTTTTGGTCAGGCTCTTTCCGCCCTGCTCAAATTATGGGCATCAGGCCTGCCCGGTGGCGGAAACTGGGACGACGATTTGCCGGAACGTGAACAAATCCATGTGGTTGCCCATGGCTTGCGGTAATCGCCGTTTTGGCAAGCTATTTGCTCTTATGCAGTTCCGTTGTGAAAAATTGATAGTTGTCCAACACCTGATGGGTGGCTATACTGAGCATTCTGCAACTGTATCAGGCGTCCTATAATCCATACCGGGGAGGTAGCTGCGATGAGAAAAGTTGAGGCGATCATCAAGCCTTTCAAACTCGACGAGGTCAAGGAAGCGTTGAACGAGATCGGTATCCAGGGGATTACCGTCAGCGAGGTCAAGGGGTTCGGACGGCAGAAAGGGCACACGGAGCTTTACCGTGGTGCCGAATACGTCGTTGATTTCATCCCCAAGATCAAGATGGAGATCATCGTTCGCGACGACATGGTCAGCAAGGTGGTCGATACCATCGCGGAAGCGGCCAAAACCGGACGGATCGGGGACGGCAAGATTTTCGTTACCCCGGTCGACGAGATTCTGCGCATCCGTACCGGTGAACGCGGCGACGACGCCCTCTAGTTTTCAGGGGGGCAGACTGTTACTGCCTGGGCGCCCCCGGGGCGGGACGGCCAGGATTTTACTCTTACCCAGCCAAAGGAGAAGGAACCATGACCCCCAAGGATGTTGTTGCTTTTGCAAAAGAAAACAATGCCCAGATGATCGACTACAAATTCCTCGATTTCGTCGGGATCTGGCAGCATTTTTCGGTTCCGGTGACTGAATTCAGCGAAGATACCTTTGAAGAAGGGATCGGCTTTGACGGTTCCTCGATCCGCGGCTGGCAGCCGATCCACAACAGCGACATGCTGCTGATGCCCGATCCGATGACCGCCAAGATCGACCCCTTTATCGAAGTGACCACCCTCAGCCTGATCTGCGACGTCATCGACCCGATCACCCGCGAAGGTTACACCCGCGACCCCCGCTTCATCGCCAAGAAGGCCGAAGCCTATCTGAAATCGTCCGGCATTGCCGATACCGCCTATTTCGGGCCGGAGCCGGAATTCTTCATCTTTGACGACATCCGCTACGGGTCCAGCGCCAACGAGTCCTTCTACAGCATCGATTCGGTCGAGGGGGCCTGGAACACCGGCCGCGAGGAGTATCCCAACCTCGGTTACAAGCCGCGCCACAAGGAAGGTTATTTCCCCTGCGCCCCGACCGACTCCCACGTCGACCTGCGCAATGAGATGGTCCAGGTGCTGCAGAGCGTCGGCATGCGGATCGAAGCTGCCCACCACGAAGTCGCCACCGGCGGTCAGAACGAAATCGACATGCGCTTCGACTCGCTGCTGAAGATGGGCGATACCCTGCAGTGGTTCAAGTACATCGTCAAGAACGTCGCGGTCCGTAACGGCAAGACCGTCACCTTCATGCCCAAGCCTCTCTATGGCGACAACGGCTCGGGGATGCACTGCCACCAGTCTCTCTGGAAGGATGGCACCAACCTCTTCGCCGGGGACGGCTACGGCGGCCTGTCGAAGATGGCCATGTACTACATCGGCGGCATCATGAAGCACGCCAAGGCCCTCTGCGCCTTTACCAATCCGAGCGTCAACTCCTACAAGCGCCTGGTCCCCGGCTTCGAAGCCCCGGTCAACCTCGCCTACTCCAACCGCAACCGCTCCGCCTCGCTGCGGATTCCGGTCACCAGCAACCCGAAATCGAAACGGGTCGAATATCGCACCCCCGATCCGAGCTGCAACGGCTACCTCGCCTTCGCCGCCCAGCTGATGGCCGGCCTTGACGGCATCGAGAACAAGATCGATCCGGGTCAGCCCCTCGACAAGGATATCTACGGCCTCTCCCCGGAGGAGCTCAAGGATGTGCCGAACGTTGCCCGCAGCCTCGAGGACGCCCTCAATCACCTGCGGGAGGACCATGCGTGGCTGCTCAAGGGAGATGTCTTTACCGAGGACGTCATCGAGAAGTGGATCGAGTACAAGATGGAAGCGGAGGTCAACCCGAACCGCATGCGCCCGACCCCGACGGAGTTCGCCCTCTACTACGATTGCTGATCAGCACCGCCGACCAGCAAAAAAGCCCCCGGAGTCTTCCGGGGGCTTTTTTGCATTCATCCCCGCTGCGGGTTGACAAGCTCTGACCGGGTGCTTATGTTGTGACCCGTTCCACCATCTTTTGCCCACAGGAGGGACCAGTCCGATGACGGTCAGCAAACGCAAGTTCAAGGCCGAGGTAAACAAGATTCTCGACCTGATGATCCATTCTCTCTACTCCCACAAGGAGATTTTCCTGCGCGAACTGATCTCCAATGCCTCGGATGCCATCGACAAGGCGCGCTATCTCTCCCTGACCGATAGCAGCATCAACCCCGACGGTTCGGATTGGCAGATCGAGCTGATTCCGGACAGTGCCACCGGGACCCTGACCATCCGCGACAACGGCATCGGCATGACCCGGGACGAGGCCGTCGAGGCCCTCGGCACCATCGCCCATTCGGGTACCAAGGAGTTTATGAAACTCCTTGAGAGTCGTGAGGTCAAGGACAACCCGGAGCTGATCGGCCAGTTCGGGGTCGGCTTCTACTCGGCATTCATGGTTGCCGACCAGGTCACGGTTCGTACCCGCAGCGCCCAGGCCCCCGCCGATCAGGCCGTGGTCTGGCAATCCGATGCCGACGGCAGCTATACCCTGGAGGATGGGGTGAAGGAGAGTCGTGGCACCGATGTCGTTCTCCATCTCAAGGAAGATTGCCAGGAGTTCCTGCAGGAGTGGGAACTGCGAAAAATTGTCAAACAGTACTCCGACTTCATCGAGTACCCGGTGGTGATGGCGGTCACCCGCAGCAAGCCCGATCCGGATGACAAGGAGAAGCAGGTCGAGGAGACCAAAGTCGAAACCCTCAACTCGCGCAAGGCGATCTGGCTCAAGGACAAGAGCGAAATCGGTGAGGAAGAGTACAACGAATTTTACAAGCATATCTCCCACGACTTCACCGACCCGGCCCGGGTTATCCATTACCGGGCGGAGGGGACCACGGAGTTCTCGGCTCTTCTCTATTTGCCGGCGAAGCGCCCCTTCGACATCTATTATCAGGACTACAAGGTGGGGCCGACCCTCTACGTGCGCCGGGTGCAGATCATGGATCACTGCGAGGCGATGCTGCCGCCCTACCTGCGCTTCGTCAAGGGGGTGGTTGAGTCCTCCGACCTCCCCCTCAACGTCAGCCGGGAAATCCTCCAGGACAACAAGACCGTCAGCGTGATCAAAAAGAGCATCACCAAGAAGGTGCTCGACACCCTGGCGGAGATGAAGAAGGAGGATGCTGCCGGGTTCGACGAGTTTTACAGCCAGTTCGGCCGCATCCTCAAGGAGGGGATTCACCACGACTTCGAGCGCAAGGATGCCATTGCCGAACTGCTCCTCTTCGAATCGACCAAAACCGAGGCGGGGAAGAAAATCACCCTCGCCGACTACGTGGCACGGATGGTCGAGGGGCAGGAGTCGATCTACTACATGACCGGGCCCGACCGGAAGACGGCCGAATCCTCCCCCTATCTCGAAATCTTCAAGGAGAAGGGGTATGAAGTCCTGCTGATGACCGACGATATCGATGACATCATCATCAGCCGTCTCGACAGCTACCAGGAGAAGCCCTTCCAGTCGGCGCTCAAGGGGGACCTCGACCTCGGTGACAGCAACAAGGAAGAGAAGCAGAAGGAATACGGCGGCCTGCTCGAAATGATGCAGGAGGAGCTCAAGGACCAGGTCAGTGCGGTCCGCATTTCCGGACGGCTCAAGGACTCAGCCGTCTGCCTGGTCGCCGGCGAACACGATCTCGACCCGGCGATGGAGAAGATGTTCCGCGCCATGGGGCAGGAGGTCCCCCGGGGTCAACGCGCCCTCGAGGTCAACTCGGAACATCCCTTGATCGTCCGCATGCAAGATCTTTTTGCCGCTGACGCCAAGAGTGCCCAGCTCAAGGAGTATGTGGAGCTGCTCTACGACCAGGCCCTCCTCCTCGAAGGGGACCGCCCCCGGGACCCGGTCGCCTTTGCCCGGGCGATGTCGAAGCTGATGGCGCAGGGCGTGACGGTCTGATCCGCAAGTACTGGCAGAAAACGACAGCAGGGGCCGCATTTGCGGCCCCTGCTGTCGTTTTTTCACAACTCTCCCCTAGTTGAAGAGCGGCAGATACTCCTCGTATCCTTCCCTGGCCAGATCGGCCGCGGGAATGAAGCGCAGTGCCGCCGAGTCGATGCAATAGCGCAGACCAGTCGGGGGCGGGCCGTCCTTGAAGACGTGACCGAGGTGGGAGTCGGCGTGCCTGCTGCGTACCTCGACGGTGGTGCCGAAGATGCCGGGGTGTTTCACCTCCACCACGTTCTGCTGGTTGAGCGGCCGGGTGTAGCTTGGCCAGCCGGTCCCCGAGTCGTACTTGTCGGTAGAACTGAAGAGGGGTTCCCCGGAGATGATGTCGACATAGATGCCCGCTGCATGGTTGTCCCAATACGGGTTCTTAAAGGGGGGCTCGGTGCCGTCCTCCCGCGTCACCTGGTACTGGATCGGGGTCAGCAGCCGGCGCAGAGTGGCGTCGTCGGGGATGGTGTAGGTCCGCTCCTTGTGGACCACCGGCGCCATCCCTTTAGCGGTCATGCCCGGCTCACCCATCTCCTTGCCGCTCTTCGGTTCCATCTTCATCTCCATCCCGTCCCGGCCGGCGGGAAGTTTGTCGACCTCGGCTTTCCCCCAGCTCTTTTCCAGAAACTGGTCCCGCCCCGAACCCCAGCGGTAGTAGTGATAGCGAACCGGGTTCTCCTTGTAGTAATTCTGGTGATAGTCTTCGGCCGGGTAGAAGGGGCCGAGCGGTTCGATGGCGGTGACGATTTTTTTACTGAAAGGACCGGAGACAGCGAGCTGTGCCTTGGAGGCTTCCGCTGCGCGCTGCTGCTCGGGGTTGGCGTAAAAAATCGCACTGCGGTACTGGGAACCGCGATCGACAAACTGGCCGCCGGCGTCGGTGGGGTCGATATGGCGCCAGAACCAGTCGAGGAGCTGCGGGTAGGTGATGCGTGTCGGGTCGTAGATCACCTTGACCGCTTCCACATGGCCGGTGCCACCGGCCGAGACCTGTTCGTAGCTCGGGTTGGCCATCTCCCCGCCGGTATAGCCGGAGATGGCGTCGATCACCCCGGGGAGTTTTTCAAAATCGGACTCGGTACACCAGAAACAGCCGCCGGCAAAGACGGCGCTGGCGGTCATCGCCGGGCCGGGGGGTGTGCCAGGGGCCGGATCTGCACCCCAGGCGGTCAGGCCGGTTAGCAAGGTTAGGGTCAGGGCTGCCAATGCAGTTACTATCGTTTTCATGAAGACCTCCCGGAACGGGTCCGTTAGGGCACCCGGAAACGTTGGTGAATTTCTGCTCTGTCTTGATAGACAGCATAATGCATCTGCGCAATGCCTGCTTAAATGCCGTGTAAAGATTTGATAAAGTTGGCCGGACCCGGCAGCGGCGCAAACCCGGCCATCGACAGTATAATGAACCGATGTCGTTTCGTGGCGGCGGGAGTGCCGAACGGGGAGCCGGGGGGGCGAAGGAGAATTTCATGATTGTCATCACGGGAGCGACGGGGCATATCGGTAGCCAGGCGGCCGAGCGCTTGCTCTCCATGGGCAAAAAGGTGCGGGTGATCGGTCGTCGCGCCGAGCGCCTGGAGCCGCTGGTGGCGCGCGGTGCCGAAGCCGGCGTGGGCGAGCTGGGTGATGGCGTCTTTCTTGCCGATGCCTTTGCCGGCGCCACGGCGCTCTTCGCCATGATCCCGCCGAACCATGGCGCCAAGTCGTTTCGCGGCTTCCAGAACGAGATCGGTGCGGCCATCGCCGCTGCGATCAGGGGCGCCGGCGTCACCCATGTCGTCAACCTCAGCAGCCAGGGGGCCGAGCTGTCGGCCGGCAGTGGCCCGATACTCGGACTGCGTGATCAGGAGGAGCGGCTGAACCGCCTGGCGGGGGTAAATATCCTGCACCTGCGGCCAGCCTACTTCATGGAGAACCTGGAGATGTCCATACCCCTTATTCGCAAAATGGGGATGACCGGTTCGGCGGTTCGCGGTGACCAGCCGATTGCCATGATCGCGACCTGCGATATTGCCGAACGGGTTGCCGAGCACCTGGCCCGGCGGGATTTCACCGGCAAGGTGGTCGAAGACCTGCTTGGGCCGCGCGATCTGACCTTCCGGGAAGCGACGGCCATCATCGGCCGTGCGATCGGCAAGCCGGGCCTCAAATACCATCAGTTCAACTATACCGAGGCCGAGCTGGGAATGTTGGCGATGGGGATGGGACGGGACGCCGCGCGCCTCTTCATCGAAATGAGCCGGGCCCTTAACGAGGGGAAATTTGCCGTTGGCCGGCCGCGAACCGACCGCAACACGACCGGGACCACCCTGGAGATGTTTGCGGAAGATTTTGCCCGGACCTTTGCCGCTGCTCGGGAATCATAGGGTGGCCTCGACCTAAAAGCAGAGACGCAACAAAAAGACCCGGGGCCGGCAGAAGCTGGCCCCGGGTCTTTTTGTTGCGGCGGGTAGCGGCGAGGCTCGTCAGAGCGCGTGTTTCTCCACATACGCCTTGACCGTTGCCGTGTCCGCAGCGATCACCTCACAGCGCTTCTCCCGCTCCTCAATCCCGGCAAGAGATGCCGGCCGCTGCGGATTTTTGCCGGTCGCATGCAGGACCGCCTCGGCGAACTTGGCCGGGTGGGCAGTGGCGAGGCAGACCACCGGGACTTCGCCGCCGGCGAGTTCTTTGGCCGCCCGGACGCCGACTGCGGTGTGCGGATCGAGGGTGTAGCCGGTGGCGGCGTAAAAGTCGCGAATCGTTGCCACGGTCTGAGCGGTATCGACGGTGAGGGCGAGGAAGTCGTCGGCGACCCTGGCGCGCTGCGCGGCGTCGAAAGGGAGACTGCCGCTCTTCTGGAAGGCGGCCATGGCTGCCTTGACCTGCGCGGGGTTTTCGTCGAAAAGGTAGAAGAGGTAACGCTCGAAGTTGCTCGCCACCTGGATGTCCATCGATGGCGACAGGGTCGGGACGACGCTGCCGACCGAGTAGTCGCCGTCTCGGACGAAGCGGGAGAGGATGTTGTTCTCGTTGGTGGCGAGGATCAGGCGCTTGACCGGCAGCCCCATGCGCCTGGCGATATAGCCGGCAAAGATGTCGCCGAAGTTGCCGGTCGGCACCGAGAAGTAGAGCTCCCGGCAGCCGGTGCTGCGCCGGATCTCGGCCCAGGCATGGAAGTAATAGACCACCTGCGCCAGGACCCGCGCCCAGTTGATGGAGTTGACGGCGCCGAGGGCGTACTTTGCCTTGAAGGCAAGGTCGCCGAAAATTTCCTTGACGATGCGCTGGCCATCGTCAAAGGTTCCCTCGATCGCCAGGTTGAAGACGTTGGCATCGGTCACCGTCGTCATCTGCAGTTCCTGGATCGGAGAGACTTTTCCATGGGGATGCAGGATGAAGATATTGATGTTCTGTTTGCCGCGCACCCCGTAAATTGCGGCGCTGCCGGTGTCGCCGCTGGTGGCGCCGATGATATTCATATGCTCACCGCGTTCGGCGAGCAGATACTCGAAGAGGTTGCCGAGCAGTTGCAGGGCGACATCCTTGAAGGCGAGGGTCGGCCCGTGAAAAAGTTCGAGAATGTAGACGCCGTCCTGATGGACGACCGGTGTCACCTCCGGGTGGGTGAAGCTGGCATAGGAGTGTTCGATCAACAACTTCAGATCGGCCGCAGGAATATCGGTGGCGAAACGCGAGATCACCTGGAAGGCGAGCTCGGGATAGGCGAGACTGGCCAGGGCGTCGAGGTCGCCGGGGGTCAGCGTCGGGATCGATTCCGGCAGCAGCAGGCCACCGTCATCGGCCAGTCCCATCATCACGGCGTCCTTGAAGGGGATGCCTTTAACGCCGCCGCGGGTACTCTGGTACTTCATGAAAGAAACTCCTCTCGGACCGGCCGCAGGCCGGGTTTGTTGAGGGGCAATCTTAGCAGGAAAGAACCGGGCAGGGAAGGGGGAAGGGAGCAGGAAAGCATGGTATTCATAAGTCCCATAGGAACTCTGGGGGCCATCGGAGCAATGACAATAAAACCCGGGGGAGCGGTTTCGCTCCCCCGGGTTTTCCGTGACAACAGTCGTTCAGTTTTCAGCGGTCGGCCAGTTCCTGGGCGTCCACTACCGCCACCGCGGCCATGTTGATGATGTCGCCGACATCGTCGCCGCGCTGCAGGACATGCACCGGTTTCTTCATTCCCATCAGGATTGGCCCGACGGTCTCGGCGCCGCCGAGCTTGTTGAGGAGCTTGTAGCAGATGTTCCCGGACTGCAGGTCGGGGAAGATCAGGACATTGGCATCCCCCTTGAGCTTGGAGAAGGGGTACTGGATCGCGGTCAGTTCCGGATCGAGGGCGACATTGGCCTGAATCTCACCGTCGACGATCAGGTCGGGGGCCCACTCCTTGACCAGGGCGGTGGCGCGCTTGACCTTGAGGGTCAACGGATGCTCGGCGCTGCCGAAGTTGGAGAAGGAGAGCATCGCCACCTTCGGCTCGACATCGAAGTGGCGGGCCTTCTTGGCGGTGAGGATGGCGGTCTCGGCCAGCTCCTCGGCGGTCGGCTCGATAGTCACCGTGGCGTCGGCGCAGAAGACGACCTGCTTCTTGAAGACCAGCATGTAGAGGCCGTGGACCTTGGAGAGCCCTTCCTGCTTTCCGATCACCTCGAGAGCCGGCCGGATTGTTTCCGGATAATGGTGGTTGAGGCCGGAAAGGAGCGCATCGGCGTCGCCGTGCTGTACCATCATCGCCCCGTAGTAGTTGCGGTTCTTCTTGATCAGCCGCTTTGCTTCGGCGCGGGTAATCCCCTTGCGCTGGCGCAGTTCGAAGAGCTCGTCGATATATTCGCCGCGGATGTCCGAGGTCGCCGGGTCTATGATCTGCACCCCCTTCAGGTCGAGACCGAGCTCCTGGATCTTGTCGTTGATCTCCTTGAGGTCGCCGAGCAGGATCGGGATCGCGATCCCCTCCTCGACCAGAACCTGGGCGGCGCGCAGGATTTTCTCCTCCTCCCCTTCCGGGAAGACGACCCGCTTCGGCTGGGCCTTGGCCTTGTTGATCAGGGTGCGCATGATCTCCTTGGAACGGCCCTGCAAGGCTTCCAGGTGCTCCTTGTACTTCTCCATGTTCTCGATCGGACGGCGAGCCACCCCGCTGTCCATCGCCGCCTTGGCCACGGCCGGGGCGACATGGAGCAGAACCCGGGGATCGAAGGGTTTGGGGATCAAATACTCGCGGCCGAAGCTGATCTCGACGTTGCCGTAGGCCTTGCGCACCGAGTCCGGGACGTCCTGCTTGGCAAGGTTGGCCAGCGCCAGGCAGGCCGCCATCTTCATCTCGTCGTTGATCGCCGTGGCATGGGTGTCGAGCGCGCCGCGGAAGAGGAAGGGGAAACAGAGGACATTGTTGACCTGGTTGTTATAGTCGCTGCGCCCGGTACCGACGATGACGTCGTCCCGGACCGCCTTGGCCTCGTCCGGAGTAATTTCCGGATCGGGGTTGGCCATGGCGAAGATCACTGGATCTTTGGCCATCGACTTGACCATCTCCGGAGTTACGGCTCCCTTGGCCGAGACGCCGAAGAAGACGTCGGCACCTGCCATGGCATCTTCGAGGGTGCGCGCCGCGGTATCGTTGGCGAGGCGCTCCTTGAAAGGGTTCATCCCTTCCTGGCGTCCCTTGTAGATGACCCCCTTGGTGTCGCAGGCGTAAAGATTTTCCGGTTTGGCGCCGAGGACCAGCGCCATGTTGGCACAGGCGATACCAGCAGCACCGGCGCCATTGACAACGATCTTCACATCCTCGATCTTCTTGCCGACGATCTCCAGGGCGTTGATGAGGCCGGCATTGGCGATGATGGCGGTGCCGTGCTGGTCATCGTGGAAGACCGGGATGTTCATGATCTTCTTCAGCTCTTCCTCAATGTAGAAGCACTCGGGTCCCTTGATGTCCTCAAGATT is a window encoding:
- the msrA gene encoding peptide-methionine (S)-S-oxide reductase MsrA; the encoded protein is MKTIVTALAALTLTLLTGLTAWGADPAPGTPPGPAMTASAVFAGGCFWCTESDFEKLPGVIDAISGYTGGEMANPSYEQVSAGGTGHVEAVKVIYDPTRITYPQLLDWFWRHIDPTDAGGQFVDRGSQYRSAIFYANPEQQRAAEASKAQLAVSGPFSKKIVTAIEPLGPFYPAEDYHQNYYKENPVRYHYYRWGSGRDQFLEKSWGKAEVDKLPAGRDGMEMKMEPKSGKEMGEPGMTAKGMAPVVHKERTYTIPDDATLRRLLTPIQYQVTREDGTEPPFKNPYWDNHAAGIYVDIISGEPLFSSTDKYDSGTGWPSYTRPLNQQNVVEVKHPGIFGTTVEVRSRHADSHLGHVFKDGPPPTGLRYCIDSAALRFIPAADLAREGYEEYLPLFN
- a CDS encoding NmrA family NAD(P)-binding protein; its protein translation is MIVITGATGHIGSQAAERLLSMGKKVRVIGRRAERLEPLVARGAEAGVGELGDGVFLADAFAGATALFAMIPPNHGAKSFRGFQNEIGAAIAAAIRGAGVTHVVNLSSQGAELSAGSGPILGLRDQEERLNRLAGVNILHLRPAYFMENLEMSIPLIRKMGMTGSAVRGDQPIAMIATCDIAERVAEHLARRDFTGKVVEDLLGPRDLTFREATAIIGRAIGKPGLKYHQFNYTEAELGMLAMGMGRDAARLFIEMSRALNEGKFAVGRPRTDRNTTGTTLEMFAEDFARTFAAARES
- the thrC gene encoding threonine synthase, whose protein sequence is MKYQSTRGGVKGIPFKDAVMMGLADDGGLLLPESIPTLTPGDLDALASLAYPELAFQVISRFATDIPAADLKLLIEHSYASFTHPEVTPVVHQDGVYILELFHGPTLAFKDVALQLLGNLFEYLLAERGEHMNIIGATSGDTGSAAIYGVRGKQNINIFILHPHGKVSPIQELQMTTVTDANVFNLAIEGTFDDGQRIVKEIFGDLAFKAKYALGAVNSINWARVLAQVVYYFHAWAEIRRSTGCRELYFSVPTGNFGDIFAGYIARRMGLPVKRLILATNENNILSRFVRDGDYSVGSVVPTLSPSMDIQVASNFERYLFYLFDENPAQVKAAMAAFQKSGSLPFDAAQRARVADDFLALTVDTAQTVATIRDFYAATGYTLDPHTAVGVRAAKELAGGEVPVVCLATAHPAKFAEAVLHATGKNPQRPASLAGIEEREKRCEVIAADTATVKAYVEKHAL
- a CDS encoding NADP-dependent malic enzyme, giving the protein MSKRQDALDYHSSGRKGKIEVITTKPCATSRDLSLAYSPGVAEPCLEIEKDPAMAYEYTAKGNLVAVVSNGTAVLGLGDIGAMAGKPVMEGKGVLFKRFADVDVFDIELNTKDSDEIIRTVKILEPTFGGINLEDIKGPECFYIEEELKKIMNIPVFHDDQHGTAIIANAGLINALEIVGKKIEDVKIVVNGAGAAGIACANMALVLGAKPENLYACDTKGVIYKGRQEGMNPFKERLANDTAARTLEDAMAGADVFFGVSAKGAVTPEMVKSMAKDPVIFAMANPDPEITPDEAKAVRDDVIVGTGRSDYNNQVNNVLCFPFLFRGALDTHATAINDEMKMAACLALANLAKQDVPDSVRKAYGNVEISFGREYLIPKPFDPRVLLHVAPAVAKAAMDSGVARRPIENMEKYKEHLEALQGRSKEIMRTLINKAKAQPKRVVFPEGEEEKILRAAQVLVEEGIAIPILLGDLKEINDKIQELGLDLKGVQIIDPATSDIRGEYIDELFELRQRKGITRAEAKRLIKKNRNYYGAMMVQHGDADALLSGLNHHYPETIRPALEVIGKQEGLSKVHGLYMLVFKKQVVFCADATVTIEPTAEELAETAILTAKKARHFDVEPKVAMLSFSNFGSAEHPLTLKVKRATALVKEWAPDLIVDGEIQANVALDPELTAIQYPFSKLKGDANVLIFPDLQSGNICYKLLNKLGGAETVGPILMGMKKPVHVLQRGDDVGDIINMAAVAVVDAQELADR